A single genomic interval of Antarcticibacterium arcticum harbors:
- a CDS encoding outer membrane beta-barrel family protein codes for MKLLTLIITFLITATTVAVTEPIGKISGTVIDKELQEPIPYATIIINDMAGNLVSGNTSQDDGSFVVDKIETGEYMFQVQFIGYKTHSQKITISSNNANVDFGVIALEPELSQLDDVNIVAERSTIEQRIDRKVINVGKDLTTAGASASDIMGNLPTLTVDQDGNIAMRGNDNVRILVDGKPTNIPAAQLLKQIPSTSIKSIELITNPSAKYNPEGMSGIINIVLHKNSNLGFNGNLNTGVTFGENTRYNGSLNLNYRTGKFNFFGNLGTNFGKRPQNGLIEELPNIAKQDFFILSDNTSILYKAGVDFYLNDKNTFSFFTNQNRFTGETSGDFDVLYLNSTEPDIFQDFLFDNKNLSSTYNAVYKRLFEKEGHSLELEADFNIIDGSDTGRFDISGGGGNFASYTDNTENDIANTTLNLDYVNPLTETSKMELGAEARLRNSNSVYRSTNENIPGANFDYDNSIYSLYATYGQNLEKWSYQLGARLEQYDVEAINNGQRVYEDDYITVYPSAFASYKFTDMKTLQLSFGRRVDRPGLSQVNPVRDFSSPRITVTGNPELDPQFTNSLELNYTQNYSKGNLNAGVFYRVINNEINQTLLLDPEDPNKLILTFANGDDNSAYGAEISGSYKPFKWWSLNPSFELYTRNIKGFVGTNYLEVDNTAYNFRLNQTFNATKQLSFQLFGMYRSKAQLLQIEAQEMYFINAGARYNFLDNKATLSLNVNDIFDTQRFQFESEVPSRQRGTFKPDSQTVYLGFSYNFGGGKNTALKRKNRDDNEAQGGGLF; via the coding sequence ATGAAACTATTAACATTAATCATCACATTCCTAATCACTGCAACCACTGTTGCGGTAACTGAACCCATAGGGAAGATCTCGGGAACAGTAATTGACAAGGAGCTTCAGGAACCCATTCCCTATGCTACAATAATTATTAACGATATGGCCGGAAACCTGGTGTCTGGTAATACTTCACAGGACGATGGTAGTTTTGTAGTAGACAAAATTGAAACAGGGGAATATATGTTCCAGGTTCAGTTTATTGGTTATAAGACACATTCTCAAAAAATCACGATTTCAAGTAATAATGCCAATGTAGACTTTGGAGTTATTGCCCTGGAGCCTGAACTCTCCCAACTCGATGATGTAAATATAGTGGCTGAAAGATCTACAATAGAACAAAGAATAGACCGCAAAGTGATAAATGTAGGGAAAGACCTTACCACTGCCGGTGCTTCAGCTTCAGATATTATGGGGAACCTTCCTACTTTAACCGTAGACCAGGATGGCAATATCGCCATGCGTGGAAATGACAACGTGCGTATCCTTGTTGACGGAAAACCCACTAATATTCCGGCGGCGCAGTTGTTAAAGCAAATTCCAAGCACTTCTATTAAAAGTATAGAATTGATCACTAACCCTTCAGCTAAATATAATCCGGAGGGAATGAGCGGGATCATTAATATAGTGCTACATAAAAATTCCAATCTTGGTTTCAACGGAAATCTAAATACCGGAGTGACCTTTGGCGAAAATACGAGATATAACGGCTCGCTTAACCTCAATTACCGCACAGGAAAATTCAACTTTTTCGGTAATCTTGGGACAAATTTTGGAAAACGGCCTCAAAACGGGTTAATTGAAGAACTTCCCAATATCGCTAAACAAGACTTTTTTATATTAAGTGATAATACGAGTATACTATATAAGGCGGGTGTAGATTTCTATTTGAATGATAAGAACACTTTCTCCTTTTTTACCAACCAAAATAGATTTACAGGAGAAACATCCGGTGATTTTGATGTCTTATATCTTAACAGCACCGAACCTGATATCTTCCAGGATTTCCTCTTCGACAATAAAAATTTATCTTCCACCTACAACGCAGTTTACAAACGTCTTTTTGAAAAAGAGGGTCACAGCCTGGAACTGGAAGCCGATTTTAATATAATTGATGGCAGCGATACCGGTAGATTTGATATAAGCGGCGGCGGGGGAAATTTTGCCAGCTATACTGATAATACCGAAAATGATATAGCTAATACTACCCTGAACCTGGATTATGTAAACCCGCTTACCGAGACTTCAAAAATGGAATTGGGCGCTGAAGCCAGGTTACGAAACAGCAACAGCGTTTACAGGTCTACAAATGAGAATATCCCCGGAGCAAATTTTGATTATGATAACAGTATCTATTCTTTATATGCCACCTATGGGCAAAACCTTGAGAAGTGGTCCTATCAACTTGGGGCCCGCCTTGAACAATATGATGTTGAAGCTATTAACAATGGACAAAGAGTTTATGAGGATGACTATATAACTGTGTACCCTTCAGCATTTGCCAGTTATAAGTTTACAGATATGAAGACGCTACAGCTTAGTTTTGGACGTAGGGTTGACAGACCGGGATTATCGCAGGTAAATCCTGTGAGAGACTTTAGTTCTCCCAGAATTACAGTAACAGGGAACCCGGAATTGGACCCACAATTCACAAATTCGCTGGAATTGAATTACACCCAAAATTACAGCAAAGGAAATTTAAACGCTGGGGTCTTTTACAGGGTTATTAATAATGAGATCAACCAGACCCTTTTGCTGGATCCCGAAGATCCCAATAAACTTATACTAACTTTTGCCAACGGCGATGATAACTCGGCGTATGGAGCAGAGATCTCCGGGTCCTATAAACCCTTTAAATGGTGGAGCTTAAACCCCAGTTTTGAATTATACACCCGAAATATAAAAGGTTTTGTAGGAACCAATTATCTGGAGGTGGATAATACTGCCTATAATTTCAGGTTGAACCAAACTTTTAATGCCACCAAGCAATTGAGCTTCCAGTTATTCGGGATGTACCGCAGCAAAGCCCAATTATTGCAAATTGAAGCTCAGGAGATGTATTTCATAAACGCCGGAGCCAGATATAATTTCCTTGATAACAAGGCTACATTGAGCCTGAATGTAAATGATATTTTTGATACCCAGCGATTCCAGTTTGAAAGTGAAGTACCATCCCGCCAAAGAGGAACTTTTAAACCAGACAGCCAAACGGTGTATTTAGGTTTCTCCTACAATTTTGGAGGTGGAAAAAATACTGCATTAAAAAGAAAGAACCGTGATGACAATGAAGCCCAGGGTGGCGGATTGTTCTAA
- a CDS encoding 3-oxoacyl-ACP synthase III family protein has protein sequence MYQTKIAGLGSYVPENVVTNDDLSKIMDTNDAWIQERTGIKERRHIKKGDGNSTAVMGVKAAKIALERAKISKDDIDLIVFATLSPDYYFPGCGVQVQEMLDIHTCPALDVRNQCSGFIYALSVADQYIKTGMYTNILVIGSENHSGGLDFTDRGRSVSVIFGDGAGAAVLTRSNHIGQGILSTHLHSEGKHAKELSLEGPSTMHWVPEIIAENPQGDNIPYYPYMNGQYVFKHAIQRFSEVIMEGLAQNGMEVKDIDMLIPHQANLRISQFIQQKLKLKDDQVYNNIQKYGNTTAASIPIALTEAWEEGKIKDGDTIVLAAFGSGFTWGSAIIEW, from the coding sequence ATGTATCAAACAAAAATTGCCGGGCTTGGAAGCTACGTGCCTGAAAATGTAGTCACCAATGACGATCTTTCAAAAATAATGGATACCAATGATGCCTGGATCCAGGAAAGAACAGGTATAAAGGAAAGAAGACATATCAAAAAAGGTGATGGCAATTCTACCGCGGTTATGGGAGTGAAGGCAGCCAAAATCGCACTGGAAAGAGCTAAGATATCCAAAGATGATATAGATCTTATTGTCTTTGCCACACTAAGTCCGGACTACTATTTCCCGGGTTGTGGGGTGCAGGTGCAGGAAATGCTGGACATTCATACCTGTCCCGCGCTTGATGTGCGCAACCAGTGCAGCGGTTTTATTTATGCGCTCTCTGTGGCCGACCAGTATATCAAAACAGGGATGTACACCAATATTTTAGTGATAGGAAGTGAGAACCACAGTGGAGGCCTGGATTTTACAGATCGTGGCCGGTCAGTTTCCGTTATTTTTGGAGATGGCGCGGGAGCCGCGGTTTTAACCCGAAGCAATCATATAGGACAGGGAATACTTTCCACTCATTTACATTCTGAAGGTAAACACGCCAAAGAACTTTCCCTGGAAGGCCCAAGTACAATGCATTGGGTGCCGGAGATCATAGCTGAAAATCCTCAGGGTGACAATATTCCCTATTATCCTTATATGAACGGGCAGTATGTGTTCAAGCATGCAATTCAACGATTTTCGGAAGTTATTATGGAAGGCCTGGCGCAAAATGGAATGGAAGTTAAGGATATAGATATGTTGATCCCGCATCAGGCAAATCTCAGGATCTCCCAATTCATTCAGCAAAAATTAAAACTGAAAGATGACCAGGTTTATAATAACATTCAAAAATACGGTAATACCACTGCGGCTTCAATTCCAATAGCATTGACCGAAGCCTGGGAAGAAGGAAAAATTAAAGATGGTGATACAATAGTTTTGGCCGCATTTGGAAGCGGTTTTACCTGGGGGAGTGCTATTATAGAATGGTGA
- a CDS encoding alpha/beta hydrolase family protein encodes MKKLILGFLAVSFISGVYAQENLTYQKPPQEILELVDVPLAPSTLIDSKGEMMVLLYRDQYKSIAELSEKELRLGGLRINPVTNISSRATYFNNVEVKPIMQKEPSKITGLPQNPRLSNFSWSPDEKKIAMTHTTDKGVELWVLDIATKQAKKLTEARLNANMGDVINWFKDNSAVLVKMLPEDRKELINTETAVPQGPTVSVSEGTKAQNRTYQDLLQNPNDEYNFEQLARSRLMKVSLTGTVSQWKAPKMYNSISFSPDGNYVMVSHMKKPFSYLVPYNRFPTETYIYDKSGKEISMINDVPLIEELPQGFMAEREGRRNISWRADAPATLVYAMVLDGGDPENEVEFRDEVFLLEAPFKGEGRSILKTRDRFSGIIWANSNTAIAYDNWWNTRNTRTYVFDPSNAKKAPKVLFDRNYQDQYSNPGNFVTHKNQYGSNVLTLENNKAYLLGPGYTEKGQFPFFDAIDLQTTETDRLYQSNYNDKKESLVEVLDIKKGKLLVRIEASAEYPNYYIRNINKGEDLTQITNFANPFKALENVHKEVITYKRDDGLELNGTLYLPANYDRKAGKKLPMILWAYPREFKDKSSAGQNTSNANDFTYPYYGSPIYWVNRGYVVLDDASFPIVGEEDEQPNDTFRDQLVANGKAAIDALDKLGYVDRDRVAVGGHSYGAFMTANLLSHSNLYAAGIARSGAYNRTLTPFGFQSEERNYWEAPEVYNGMSPFMHADKMKTPLLLIHGEADNNSGTYPMQSERYFNALKGFGATARLVMLPKESHGYSAKESVLHVLWEQDQWLEKYVKNKEKTSIENTEEVLRN; translated from the coding sequence ATGAAAAAATTGATCTTAGGATTTCTGGCCGTAAGCTTCATTTCCGGGGTTTATGCCCAGGAAAACCTTACTTACCAGAAACCGCCCCAGGAAATTCTTGAACTTGTAGATGTACCCCTTGCTCCCTCTACTTTAATTGATAGTAAGGGAGAAATGATGGTGTTGCTATACCGGGACCAGTATAAATCTATAGCCGAACTAAGCGAAAAAGAATTAAGGCTTGGGGGGTTAAGAATTAATCCCGTTACCAATATAAGCAGCCGTGCTACTTACTTTAACAACGTTGAGGTAAAGCCTATTATGCAGAAGGAACCTTCCAAGATCACAGGTTTACCTCAAAATCCGCGTTTATCAAACTTTTCCTGGTCCCCAGATGAAAAAAAGATCGCAATGACGCACACTACAGACAAGGGGGTGGAACTTTGGGTATTGGATATTGCCACCAAACAGGCAAAAAAACTTACTGAAGCCAGGTTAAATGCCAATATGGGCGATGTTATCAACTGGTTCAAAGACAACTCAGCTGTCCTTGTAAAGATGCTGCCAGAAGACAGAAAAGAATTGATCAATACCGAAACTGCAGTACCGCAGGGGCCAACAGTTTCTGTAAGTGAAGGTACAAAAGCACAAAACAGGACGTACCAGGATCTACTGCAAAATCCTAATGATGAATATAATTTCGAGCAGCTTGCGCGTTCCAGACTAATGAAAGTAAGCCTAACAGGAACCGTCTCTCAATGGAAAGCTCCTAAAATGTATAACAGCATCTCCTTTTCTCCAGATGGGAACTATGTAATGGTGAGCCATATGAAGAAACCTTTTTCCTACCTGGTGCCTTACAATAGATTTCCTACGGAAACCTATATCTATGACAAATCCGGAAAGGAAATTAGTATGATCAATGATGTTCCGCTTATCGAGGAACTACCCCAGGGCTTTATGGCAGAACGTGAAGGCCGCAGAAATATTTCCTGGAGAGCAGATGCTCCTGCAACCCTGGTTTATGCCATGGTACTGGATGGTGGGGACCCTGAAAATGAAGTAGAATTTCGTGATGAAGTATTTTTACTCGAGGCTCCCTTTAAAGGAGAGGGAAGATCTATTTTGAAAACCCGTGACCGGTTCTCGGGTATTATCTGGGCAAATTCCAATACAGCGATAGCGTATGACAACTGGTGGAATACCAGAAATACAAGAACCTATGTATTTGATCCCTCCAATGCAAAGAAAGCTCCCAAGGTATTATTTGACAGAAATTACCAGGACCAATACAGTAATCCGGGAAATTTTGTTACCCATAAAAATCAATATGGCTCCAATGTACTTACCCTGGAAAACAATAAAGCCTATTTACTTGGACCTGGTTATACTGAAAAAGGCCAATTCCCATTCTTTGATGCCATAGATCTTCAAACAACGGAGACCGATAGATTATACCAGTCCAATTATAACGATAAGAAAGAAAGCCTGGTGGAAGTGCTGGACATTAAGAAAGGAAAACTGCTTGTAAGGATAGAAGCTTCCGCTGAATATCCTAATTATTATATTAGAAATATCAATAAAGGAGAAGACCTCACGCAGATCACCAATTTTGCAAACCCTTTCAAAGCATTGGAAAATGTTCATAAGGAGGTGATCACTTACAAAAGGGATGATGGTCTTGAATTAAATGGCACCCTTTACCTGCCTGCGAATTATGACAGGAAAGCCGGTAAAAAACTGCCTATGATCCTTTGGGCTTATCCCAGGGAATTTAAGGACAAATCTTCGGCGGGTCAAAATACTTCAAATGCCAATGATTTCACTTATCCTTATTATGGTTCCCCAATATATTGGGTAAACAGGGGGTATGTTGTGCTGGATGATGCCTCCTTCCCCATTGTTGGCGAAGAAGATGAGCAACCAAATGATACTTTTAGGGACCAGTTGGTGGCTAATGGAAAGGCGGCGATAGACGCATTAGATAAACTGGGATATGTAGACCGTGACCGGGTAGCGGTAGGCGGGCACAGTTACGGCGCTTTTATGACGGCCAACCTGCTTTCTCATTCAAACCTGTATGCAGCCGGAATTGCAAGAAGCGGAGCTTACAACAGGACTCTTACCCCTTTTGGTTTTCAAAGCGAAGAAAGAAACTACTGGGAAGCACCCGAGGTTTATAACGGAATGTCCCCATTTATGCATGCCGATAAAATGAAGACTCCCCTATTGCTTATTCACGGGGAGGCCGACAATAATTCGGGTACCTATCCCATGCAAAGCGAGCGTTATTTTAATGCTTTAAAGGGATTTGGTGCAACAGCCCGCCTGGTAATGCTTCCTAAGGAAAGTCACGGCTACAGTGCCAAGGAATCTGTACTTCACGTGTTATGGGAACAGGACCAGTGGCTGGAAAAATATGTAAAGAACAAGGAAAAGACCTCTATTGAAAATACCGAAGAGGTATTGAGAAACTAG
- a CDS encoding ABC1 kinase family protein yields the protein MKTIDKIPTGKLGRTSKMVQTGVKVGGNYLKYYSKKAFDKDFSRDQLDESNATDIYDGLKSLKGSALKVAQMLSMEKSLLPNAYVEKFSLAQFSVPPLSAPLVRKTFKKYNGQYPEELFDTFATQSVNAASIGQVHRATKDGKKLAVKIQYPGVADSISSDLAMVKPIATRMFNLQGKDSEKYFREVEDKLLEETDYILEVNQSIQISEACSKIPNLRFPEYYRKFSSERIITMDWMEGVHLSEFAKNNNDQEKANKIGQALWDFYMYQMHHLRAVHADPHPGNFLIDAQDNLVAIDFGCIKEVPEDFYVPYFELADKENIEKPAFFREKLYQLEILRKDDSPKEIKFFSELFYEMLGLFTSPFHSETFDFADESFWSRITALSEKYSKDTELRKMNGNRGSKHFLYINRTFFGLYNLLHDLKAEVKINNYKTYI from the coding sequence ATGAAAACTATCGATAAAATACCCACAGGAAAACTTGGAAGGACCAGTAAAATGGTTCAAACCGGGGTAAAAGTTGGTGGAAATTATTTAAAATATTATAGTAAAAAGGCTTTTGACAAGGACTTTAGCCGGGACCAGTTGGATGAAAGTAACGCTACAGATATTTACGATGGTTTAAAAAGCCTTAAGGGAAGCGCATTAAAAGTTGCACAAATGCTTTCAATGGAAAAAAGCCTGCTCCCTAATGCGTATGTAGAAAAATTTTCGCTGGCACAGTTTAGTGTGCCGCCACTTTCAGCACCATTGGTGAGAAAGACCTTTAAAAAATACAACGGGCAATATCCCGAGGAACTGTTTGATACGTTTGCAACCCAATCGGTAAATGCGGCCAGCATCGGTCAGGTGCACCGCGCAACAAAAGATGGGAAAAAACTTGCTGTGAAAATCCAATATCCGGGGGTTGCAGACAGTATCAGTTCAGATCTTGCTATGGTAAAACCAATAGCTACGAGAATGTTCAATTTGCAGGGCAAAGATTCTGAAAAGTATTTCAGGGAAGTGGAGGATAAATTGCTGGAGGAAACAGATTATATACTGGAAGTCAACCAAAGCATACAAATTTCTGAAGCCTGTTCAAAAATACCCAATCTCAGGTTTCCTGAGTATTACCGGAAGTTTTCCAGCGAGCGCATAATTACTATGGATTGGATGGAAGGTGTGCATTTAAGCGAATTCGCGAAAAATAATAATGACCAGGAAAAGGCTAACAAAATAGGCCAGGCATTATGGGATTTTTATATGTACCAAATGCATCACTTACGTGCGGTACATGCAGATCCACATCCCGGGAATTTTTTGATTGATGCGCAGGATAACTTAGTAGCCATTGACTTTGGTTGTATTAAAGAAGTTCCGGAAGATTTCTATGTGCCTTATTTTGAACTTGCAGATAAAGAAAATATTGAAAAACCAGCGTTCTTCAGGGAGAAATTATATCAACTGGAAATTCTTCGAAAAGATGATTCCCCCAAGGAAATAAAGTTCTTTTCTGAATTGTTTTATGAAATGCTGGGATTGTTTACCAGTCCCTTCCATTCTGAAACATTTGACTTTGCAGATGAGTCCTTCTGGTCAAGGATAACCGCTCTCAGTGAAAAGTATAGTAAGGATACAGAGCTTCGTAAGATGAATGGAAACCGGGGAAGTAAACATTTTCTTTACATAAACCGAACATTTTTTGGATTGTACAATTTATTGCACGATCTAAAGGCTGAGGTGAAAATTAACAATTATAAGACATATATATAA
- a CDS encoding TetR family transcriptional regulator C-terminal domain-containing protein has protein sequence MATPKKITPIKPVTEQLNKDQIIALYMDYVLEHEKLPKTVYRFSKDNNITEERFYKFFGSFEGLQKGIWEQFYENTIALMEKSPDYVAFTNREKLLTFYFTFFEMLTANRSYVLFILSETGGLMKNMDQLKGLRRKIKGYATGLIKAGNEEKASKILQQSEMVFSEAAWVQFLFILKFWKDDNSAGFESTDVAIEKSVNTVFDIFDNTPLERVVDLGKFLWKEKMG, from the coding sequence ATGGCAACTCCAAAGAAAATTACACCTATAAAACCTGTTACAGAGCAACTAAATAAAGACCAGATAATTGCTCTTTATATGGATTATGTCCTGGAGCATGAGAAATTGCCCAAGACTGTGTACAGGTTTAGTAAAGACAATAATATTACAGAAGAGCGCTTTTATAAATTCTTCGGAAGTTTTGAAGGTTTACAAAAAGGTATATGGGAGCAGTTTTATGAAAATACAATTGCTTTAATGGAGAAGAGCCCCGATTATGTGGCTTTCACCAACCGGGAGAAACTGCTTACATTTTATTTTACCTTTTTTGAGATGCTCACCGCAAACAGAAGCTATGTGTTGTTCATTCTTTCAGAAACCGGTGGATTGATGAAGAATATGGACCAGTTAAAAGGTCTTCGAAGAAAAATCAAAGGATATGCAACCGGTTTAATAAAAGCCGGAAATGAAGAGAAGGCTTCAAAAATATTACAACAAAGTGAAATGGTTTTTTCTGAAGCAGCCTGGGTCCAATTCCTTTTTATATTAAAATTCTGGAAAGATGATAACTCTGCCGGATTTGAAAGTACAGATGTGGCAATTGAGAAATCTGTAAACACGGTATTTGACATTTTTGACAATACACCCCTGGAAAGAGTAGTAGACCTCGGCAAATTTTTGTGGAAGGAAAAAATGGGATAA
- the htpG gene encoding molecular chaperone HtpG, giving the protein MATGNINVSVENIFPLIKKFLYSDHEIFLRELVSNATDATLKMKHITTIGETSVEYGDPKIEVKINKEKGTLHVIDQGIGMTKEEVEKYINEVAFSGAEEFLEKYKDSAKDSGIIGHFGLGFYSAFMVANKVEIITKSYKDEPAAHWVCEGTTQFTLEEGEKTDRGTEVILHINEDDKEFLKESRIRELLVKYNKFMPIPIKFGTTEESLPLPEDAPKDAKPETKTVDNIINNPTPAWTKQPTELKDEDYNDFYRELYPMQFEDPLFHIHLNVDYPFNLTGILYFPKMGQDMNIQKDKIQLYQNQVYVTDNVEGIVPEFLTMLRGVIDSPDIPLNVSRSYLQADGAVKKISSYITRKVADKLKALFNNNREDFEKKWNDIKIVIEYGMLSEEKFFEKADAFALYPTVDKKYYTFKELEEKIKENQTDKDGTMVVLYASNEDAQHSYIEAAKEKGYEVLLMDSPIVSHLLQKLESTKEKISFVRVDSDHVNNLIRKEEDTISKLSDEEKEKLKADFEKVIPKEKYSVQLEAMDSNAAPLIITQPEFMRRMKEMQQTGGGGMFGMGNMPEMYNLVVNTNHPLISDILNTKTEKKQERLIKQSLDLARLSQNLLKGEELTAFIKRSFEMVK; this is encoded by the coding sequence ATGGCAACCGGAAACATTAATGTATCTGTAGAGAACATTTTTCCTCTTATAAAGAAGTTCTTATACAGCGACCATGAAATCTTTTTGCGGGAATTGGTCTCCAACGCAACAGATGCAACCTTAAAAATGAAACATATCACCACTATTGGTGAAACCAGTGTGGAATATGGAGACCCTAAAATTGAAGTAAAAATCAATAAGGAAAAGGGTACCCTGCACGTGATTGACCAGGGTATTGGTATGACCAAAGAAGAGGTTGAAAAATACATCAACGAGGTAGCTTTCTCCGGGGCTGAGGAGTTCCTTGAAAAATATAAGGATTCTGCTAAGGACAGCGGGATTATAGGGCATTTTGGTCTTGGTTTCTATTCTGCCTTTATGGTGGCAAACAAAGTTGAGATCATTACCAAGTCTTACAAAGATGAACCAGCAGCCCATTGGGTTTGTGAAGGAACCACCCAGTTTACCCTGGAAGAAGGGGAAAAAACCGACCGTGGTACAGAAGTGATTCTACATATAAATGAAGATGATAAAGAATTCCTGAAGGAAAGCAGAATTCGTGAACTCCTTGTAAAATACAACAAGTTCATGCCTATCCCAATTAAATTTGGAACCACTGAAGAATCTCTGCCGCTTCCCGAAGATGCTCCTAAGGATGCAAAACCGGAAACGAAGACTGTAGATAATATTATCAATAATCCAACTCCTGCCTGGACAAAACAACCAACGGAGCTAAAGGACGAAGATTATAATGATTTTTACAGGGAACTGTATCCTATGCAGTTCGAAGATCCTTTATTTCACATACACCTTAATGTAGATTATCCTTTTAACCTTACCGGGATCCTTTATTTCCCTAAAATGGGCCAGGATATGAACATCCAGAAGGATAAAATTCAATTATATCAAAACCAGGTATATGTAACAGATAATGTGGAGGGAATTGTACCTGAATTTCTTACTATGCTGCGTGGGGTTATTGATTCCCCGGATATTCCATTGAACGTTTCAAGGTCCTACCTTCAGGCAGATGGAGCAGTGAAAAAGATTTCCAGCTATATTACCCGTAAGGTTGCAGATAAACTGAAAGCTTTATTCAATAACAATCGTGAAGACTTTGAAAAGAAGTGGAACGATATTAAAATAGTGATTGAATACGGAATGCTTTCCGAAGAAAAATTCTTTGAAAAAGCAGATGCTTTTGCTCTTTACCCAACAGTAGATAAAAAGTATTATACTTTCAAGGAACTGGAAGAAAAGATCAAAGAAAACCAGACCGATAAGGACGGGACTATGGTAGTGCTTTATGCCTCCAATGAAGATGCACAACACAGTTATATTGAAGCGGCAAAAGAGAAAGGTTACGAAGTGTTGCTAATGGATTCTCCTATTGTATCTCACCTACTGCAAAAGCTGGAATCTACCAAAGAAAAGATCTCCTTTGTACGTGTTGATAGCGATCACGTGAACAACCTTATTAGAAAAGAGGAAGATACTATTTCCAAATTATCTGATGAAGAAAAGGAAAAGCTTAAGGCCGATTTTGAAAAGGTAATTCCAAAGGAAAAATACAGCGTTCAACTTGAGGCGATGGACAGCAATGCTGCACCACTAATTATTACCCAACCGGAGTTTATGCGCCGTATGAAGGAAATGCAGCAAACCGGTGGCGGCGGAATGTTTGGAATGGGCAATATGCCAGAGATGTACAACCTGGTAGTAAATACCAATCACCCGCTTATATCAGATATACTGAATACCAAAACTGAGAAAAAACAGGAGCGTTTGATAAAACAATCCCTAGACCTTGCGCGTCTTTCTCAAAACCTTTTAAAAGGAGAAGAGTTAACGGCCTTTATCAAGAGAAGTTTTGAAATGGTGAAATAA